From the genome of Bacteroidia bacterium:
AACCAATTTTCCATTTTAACCTGGGTCCATATGAATTGAGTCCTAGTGTTAGAGATTTAATTTTACTGGTCGGTGGGGTTTTCTTGTTATATAAAACCGGTATCGAAATTTATGAGAAAATTTCCGGACATGAAGGCGATCATAAGGATTTAAAAGCACTGTCGGTTAATGCTGCCATTTTGCAAATCGTTTTAATCGATATTGTTTTTTCCTTCGATAGTATCTTAACTGCTGTAGGTTTATCACGCGATCTTCCTATTATGATTGCTGCCGTTGTAATCTCCATGATAATTATGCTGGTATTTTCAGAAAAGGTTTCCGACTTTATCAACCAACATCCCACCGTTAAAATTTTGGCCTTGGCTTTTTTAATACTTATTGGTGGTTTATTGGTGCTCGAATCCATTCAC
Proteins encoded in this window:
- a CDS encoding TerC family protein, which produces MENLFSVPALISLITLTLLEIILGVDNIIFIAIIAGKLPHKKEQRRARTIGLTLALIIRVLMLSGISWLAGSTQPIFHFNLGPYELSPSVRDLILLVGGVFLLYKTGIEIYEKISGHEGDHKDLKALSVNAAILQIVLIDIVFSFDSILTAVGLSRDLPIMIAAVVISMIIMLVFSEKVSDFINQHPTVKILALAFLILIGGLLVLESIHIEVEKGYVYFALAFSLIVEYLNIKRRSIAAKAGHSHKSNE